Proteins encoded within one genomic window of Kiritimatiellales bacterium:
- a CDS encoding RidA family protein, producing the protein MTAEIIKTCCDVDTATLALPEHAAHCITVQSCKNMHELVQQTVEKLNAGILSQFVFAGTQHCTENFSGVWLQGDASKDGDIYSTQAVAISGLLLTPVFINGKETGFVYEDSCARYCRLRGVIPADTGASRTEQTHSAFAVTEAALNSAGFRFTDIIRTWIYLDQLLEWYADFNTARTQYFRDAGIFEHMVPASTGIGAANQFDTAIMMDVLAVQPKSAELKIQTVVSPLQNPALDYKSSFSRAIEMNYPTHRELFISGTASIDSAGKSVHQNDPEKQILLTLDVVRAILRSREMDWRNLFRGIAYFKDMSYLPLYEEIAEKAGIPRFPLAISHADVCRDDLLFEIEVDAVKIN; encoded by the coding sequence TTGACCGCCGAAATTATTAAAACCTGTTGTGATGTCGACACCGCTACACTTGCGCTGCCGGAACATGCCGCACATTGTATCACCGTTCAATCCTGTAAAAATATGCACGAACTTGTGCAGCAGACTGTAGAAAAATTGAACGCCGGGATTTTAAGTCAATTTGTCTTCGCCGGTACACAGCACTGTACCGAAAATTTTTCCGGTGTCTGGCTGCAGGGTGACGCGTCTAAAGACGGTGACATTTATTCAACGCAGGCCGTTGCAATTTCCGGTTTGCTGCTGACGCCGGTTTTTATAAACGGGAAAGAAACCGGCTTTGTTTATGAAGATTCCTGCGCACGCTACTGCCGGCTGCGCGGCGTAATCCCGGCGGATACCGGCGCGTCGCGCACTGAACAGACACACTCCGCATTTGCCGTCACTGAAGCTGCACTCAATTCCGCTGGCTTCAGATTCACCGATATTATCCGCACCTGGATCTATCTTGATCAGCTGCTGGAATGGTATGCCGACTTCAACACTGCCCGCACGCAGTATTTCCGTGATGCCGGAATTTTTGAACATATGGTGCCCGCCAGCACCGGCATCGGCGCCGCCAATCAATTCGATACCGCCATCATGATGGACGTTCTCGCGGTGCAACCCAAATCGGCAGAATTAAAAATTCAAACCGTTGTCTCACCGCTGCAAAATCCGGCGCTCGACTATAAAAGTTCATTCAGCCGCGCCATCGAAATGAATTATCCAACGCATCGCGAACTTTTCATTTCCGGTACTGCCAGCATTGATTCCGCCGGAAAATCCGTTCACCAGAATGATCCTGAAAAACAGATCCTCCTCACGCTTGACGTCGTACGCGCCATTCTGCGTTCCCGCGAAATGGACTGGCGCAATCTTTTCCGCGGCATTGCATACTTCAAAGACATGAGCTATCTGCCGCTTTACGAGGAGATTGCCGAAAAAGCCGGTATTCCGCGGTTTCCGCTCGCCATTTCGCACGCCGATGTCTGCCGTGACGATCTTCTTTTTGAAATCGAAGTCGACGCCGTGAAAATTAATTAA
- a CDS encoding GspMb/PilO family protein gives MKVNIENFKHWFNRLSRRERIYVFAGAAVLFVFGVMVPLWNASENYRAGKLEELEAARRTRDSYRAMLQFTDAIQNENAELLGVTAQTDGLLFDRTGNDVMMEAAMVKLLNQMAPDMGLEISMGRPSLRAPAGQLTFSVRGTGRYPDILNFFYQLETHRPLIVIDQFNLALQNMRQRDGGMPATLMQRPAPTASSSSSPAEPRIRLQMTIHINCRTAS, from the coding sequence ATGAAAGTGAACATTGAAAATTTTAAACACTGGTTTAACCGGCTGTCGCGGCGCGAGCGAATTTATGTGTTTGCCGGCGCGGCGGTGCTGTTTGTATTCGGTGTGATGGTTCCGCTGTGGAACGCATCGGAAAACTACCGCGCCGGAAAACTGGAAGAGCTCGAAGCGGCGCGCCGCACGCGCGACAGTTACCGCGCAATGCTGCAGTTCACCGATGCAATTCAAAATGAAAATGCTGAACTGCTGGGCGTGACGGCGCAGACGGACGGGCTGCTTTTTGACCGCACCGGCAACGACGTGATGATGGAAGCGGCGATGGTGAAACTGCTGAATCAGATGGCGCCGGATATGGGACTGGAAATTTCAATGGGGCGTCCGTCGCTGCGCGCACCGGCGGGACAGTTGACGTTTTCGGTGCGTGGCACGGGGCGCTATCCGGATATTCTGAATTTTTTCTATCAGCTTGAAACGCACCGTCCGCTGATTGTGATTGATCAGTTTAATCTCGCGTTACAGAACATGCGTCAGCGTGACGGCGGAATGCCGGCGACGCTGATGCAGCGCCCGGCACCGACGGCGTCGTCTTCTTCCTCACCGGCGGAGCCGCGCATTCGGTTGCAAATGACAATTCATATTAACTGCAGGACAGCATCATGA
- a CDS encoding type II secretion system protein gives MNSELQRGFTLVELLVALTVFGILAAALTGIVRNAMDSVVQAQKSVADTMRLRALESMLGDALRAAESVTLSMQEQRLLSETNEYDVEEGTIRFRGEMQSLGFCLPRPFLKPERDGYLHWITLNISQNETSELFELKLRDVSFLCEVDNPVGDDCDWKGISGTVDERLPVLEADLIRTATALNFSYWIYNEESGEPVEMEPDEIAGNYALAVPDFIELKIQLPNGAPEIFRFNYAVKGKIL, from the coding sequence GTGAACTCTGAACTGCAACGAGGGTTTACCCTCGTTGAGTTACTTGTTGCATTAACGGTGTTCGGAATTCTGGCGGCGGCGTTAACCGGCATTGTGCGCAATGCGATGGATTCGGTGGTTCAGGCGCAGAAGTCGGTTGCCGATACAATGCGGCTGCGCGCGCTCGAATCAATGCTCGGCGATGCACTGCGCGCTGCGGAAAGCGTTACGCTGTCTATGCAGGAACAGCGGTTGCTGTCGGAAACAAACGAATACGATGTTGAAGAGGGCACGATTCGTTTTCGCGGCGAAATGCAGTCGCTCGGGTTCTGTCTGCCGCGCCCGTTTTTAAAACCGGAGCGCGACGGATATTTGCACTGGATTACGCTCAATATTTCGCAGAACGAAACCAGTGAACTGTTCGAATTAAAACTCCGCGATGTTTCATTTTTGTGCGAGGTTGATAATCCGGTCGGCGACGACTGCGACTGGAAGGGAATTTCCGGTACAGTGGATGAACGTCTGCCGGTGCTGGAAGCAGATTTAATTCGCACCGCCACGGCGCTGAATTTCAGTTACTGGATTTACAACGAAGAATCCGGCGAGCCGGTGGAAATGGAGCCGGACGAAATCGCCGGTAATTATGCACTCGCTGTGCCGGATTTTATTGAACTCAAAATTCAACTGCCGAACGGTGCGCCGGAAATTTTTAGATTTAATTATGCCGTGAAAGGAAAAATTTTGTGA
- a CDS encoding prepilin-type N-terminal cleavage/methylation domain-containing protein produces the protein MKKSGTEKAEQASPVRRSLGEGGRLQNNRPPALKLWRTGDGCSTLRTGFSLLEVLIALTILGIAAGGILTALGSHLKNVTFIKDHAQAVRIATREMDSLRRAPEFSEDEISGDENGFAWTAGITTEGFDEWPGIEFAAGTPAQLNITVTWDGGKVQMSGFKVFEIEE, from the coding sequence ATGAAAAAAAGTGGAACAGAAAAAGCAGAGCAAGCGTCACCTGTTCGCCGAAGCCTCGGCGAAGGTGGACGCTTGCAAAACAACCGTCCACCGGCGCTAAAGCTATGGCGGACAGGTGACGGTTGTTCTACGTTGCGTACCGGTTTTTCATTATTAGAGGTGTTAATTGCGTTAACCATTTTAGGAATTGCCGCCGGCGGAATTTTAACGGCGCTCGGCAGTCATCTGAAAAATGTGACGTTTATAAAAGATCATGCGCAGGCCGTTCGCATCGCGACGCGCGAAATGGATTCACTGCGTCGCGCACCGGAATTTTCTGAGGATGAAATTTCCGGTGACGAAAACGGTTTTGCGTGGACTGCCGGAATTACAACCGAAGGATTTGACGAATGGCCGGGAATTGAATTTGCCGCCGGAACTCCGGCGCAGTTGAACATCACAGTGACGTGGGACGGCGGAAAAGTTCAGATGAGCGGGTTTAAGGTTTTTGAGATAGAAGAATGA
- a CDS encoding prepilin-type N-terminal cleavage/methylation domain-containing protein, with protein sequence MNSEPKNGFTLIELLVMLGIISILSFVAVSSFSGFDLPQNALKKETRGLTELLKDARAAAVKQKTQVDVYADIPARTVYAVESAYARELKITDAQFFNSGRAPEFEPATNRFFRVCIFSEGTTIEQLAAQTFLSAQISERADRTRREAFAGESSDQREWQFRPTSETGAPLLSFTPLGSTAGSGIRLSRENITIELTCDALTGAPEIL encoded by the coding sequence GTGAACTCTGAACCGAAAAACGGCTTCACATTAATTGAACTTTTGGTGATGTTAGGAATAATTTCAATACTGTCGTTCGTGGCGGTATCATCATTCTCCGGATTTGATTTGCCGCAAAACGCACTGAAAAAAGAGACGCGCGGATTAACGGAATTATTAAAAGACGCGCGCGCGGCGGCGGTGAAACAAAAAACGCAGGTCGATGTGTATGCCGATATTCCGGCGCGCACCGTTTATGCAGTGGAATCGGCATACGCACGCGAACTGAAAATTACCGACGCACAATTTTTTAATTCCGGTCGCGCGCCGGAATTTGAACCGGCCACCAATCGTTTTTTCCGCGTATGTATTTTTTCAGAGGGCACCACCATTGAACAACTTGCGGCGCAGACATTCCTGTCTGCGCAAATATCGGAAAGGGCAGACAGGACTCGAAGAGAGGCTTTCGCTGGCGAAAGCAGCGACCAGCGGGAGTGGCAATTCCGCCCCACATCCGAAACCGGCGCGCCGTTACTCAGCTTTACACCGCTCGGCAGCACCGCCGGCAGCGGCATCCGGCTTTCCCGCGAAAACATAACCATTGAACTGACCTGCGACGCGCTCACCGGCGCGCCGGAAATTTTATAA
- the gspG gene encoding type II secretion system major pseudopilin GspG has protein sequence MKKRKRSNAGFTLVELLVVLVILMIIGTIAVQNFSGEEDKAKVKATRTSFTALENALERFRLDIGRYPSPEEGLGALYDCPDGLEDRWAGKYLTKRRALRDGWGNDYIFIVPGSGNEPFEIISYGADGVEGGEKYNADLSNLDEE, from the coding sequence ATGAAAAAAAGAAAACGCTCAAATGCAGGTTTCACCTTAGTCGAACTGCTCGTTGTGCTGGTAATTCTGATGATTATCGGAACAATTGCGGTGCAGAATTTCAGCGGCGAAGAAGACAAAGCCAAAGTCAAAGCAACGCGAACATCATTCACCGCGCTCGAAAACGCACTCGAACGGTTTCGTCTGGACATCGGCCGTTATCCGTCGCCGGAAGAAGGACTCGGTGCTCTGTACGATTGTCCCGACGGACTCGAAGACCGCTGGGCCGGCAAATATCTGACGAAGCGCCGCGCACTGCGCGACGGCTGGGGCAACGATTATATTTTCATCGTCCCCGGTTCCGGCAATGAACCGTTTGAAATTATTTCCTACGGCGCCGACGGTGTTGAAGGCGGCGAAAAATATAACGCCGATTTATCAAATCTGGATGAGGAATAA
- a CDS encoding type II secretion system F family protein — MNRYSYRAVTADGTPRNGALEAPGKAQALQSLQKNGWIVLSLTGAGEQGVNGSPALSLTKRIKQQQLVDFSTETSALLDAKVPLEQALKTQAELCTHPRFKEVLTAVWQDVNGGASFADALARQPQVFNRFYVNMVRGGEMSGSLDLIMRRIAELLERRMKLRSKVTGALIYPSLLVVMGIIVIAIMMFFVVPSFAEMLEENEQLLPALTAGVISASRFFQRYWWIFPALIALLFFRHKMKTRTEDGEIAFGRAVLKIPLFGTLIAQAETSRFCRMMSSLLDGQVPILSALSITGGTLNNAALRNLMKEVYVRVQSGQPMGTFLQQNKEFPELAARMITMGEESGELQFMLNKVADRYEEKVDATTSRVVTVIEPFFIIVMGIVVGVIVVATLQGIMMMSTGG; from the coding sequence ATGAACCGCTATTCATACAGAGCTGTAACTGCCGATGGAACGCCGCGCAACGGCGCGCTCGAAGCACCGGGCAAAGCGCAGGCGCTGCAGTCGTTACAGAAAAACGGCTGGATTGTGTTGAGCCTCACCGGCGCCGGCGAGCAGGGCGTGAACGGTTCGCCGGCGCTGTCATTAACAAAACGGATTAAGCAGCAGCAGCTTGTCGATTTTTCAACCGAAACATCGGCGCTGCTCGACGCGAAAGTTCCGCTCGAACAGGCGTTGAAAACGCAGGCGGAACTTTGTACGCATCCGCGTTTCAAAGAAGTTCTCACCGCAGTGTGGCAGGATGTGAACGGCGGTGCGTCGTTCGCCGATGCGCTGGCGCGTCAGCCGCAGGTGTTCAACCGGTTTTATGTCAACATGGTGCGCGGCGGCGAAATGTCCGGCTCGCTGGATTTGATTATGCGGCGCATTGCCGAACTGCTTGAACGCCGGATGAAACTGCGCAGTAAAGTAACCGGCGCGCTGATTTATCCGTCGCTGCTCGTCGTCATGGGCATCATCGTCATCGCCATCATGATGTTTTTTGTGGTGCCGAGTTTTGCAGAAATGCTGGAAGAAAACGAACAGCTTCTGCCGGCGCTGACCGCCGGCGTAATTTCCGCCAGCCGCTTTTTCCAGCGTTACTGGTGGATTTTTCCGGCGCTCATCGCGCTGCTGTTTTTCCGGCATAAAATGAAAACGCGCACCGAAGACGGCGAAATCGCATTCGGGCGCGCCGTGCTGAAAATTCCGCTGTTCGGTACGCTCATCGCACAGGCGGAAACAAGCCGCTTCTGCCGGATGATGAGCTCGCTGCTCGACGGACAGGTTCCGATTCTCTCGGCGCTCTCAATTACCGGCGGCACACTCAACAACGCGGCGTTGCGGAATTTAATGAAAGAAGTTTATGTGCGCGTGCAGTCCGGTCAGCCGATGGGAACATTTCTGCAGCAGAACAAAGAATTTCCGGAACTCGCAGCGCGCATGATCACAATGGGCGAAGAATCCGGCGAACTGCAATTCATGCTCAACAAAGTCGCCGACCGCTACGAAGAAAAAGTTGACGCCACCACGTCGCGCGTCGTCACCGTCATCGAACCGTTTTTTATCATCGTCATGGGAATTGTTGTCGGCGTGATTGTTGTCGCAACGCTGCAGGGAATTATGATGATGAGTACGGGAGGATAG
- a CDS encoding GspE/PulE family protein, which produces MAYHLLGDILVARGAASRDDIQAALRAQQENSSGERLGERLIDAGKISGADLAVALAEQFDLPVCEIENPAKHVFLSEELPFAFFFEHRILLLNKNDEISAAITDNPADWSAMDALRLQYGHDLPLFVVTPAQMDEALATTGGFAENNLSTVMKDASVFEAGDWSDEEEHLRDLALEAPVVRMVNLIITQAVKRRASDIHVEIGEHRLRVRYRVDGALYEAEQIDKKHHAAVVSRLKLLARLDIAEHRIPQDGRIKMNIQGHDLDMRVATTPTIYGENVVIRLLNQQQVELKFDRLGMPAREQQLFKKMIEDPQGFILVTGPTGSGKTTTLHTALTHLNSEKVKIITIEDPVEIRLPAINQIQMNPKTGMTFANGLRSIVRQDPDIIMVGEIRDSETADVAIQASLTGHMVLSTLHTNDAAGSIARLSEMGVANYLIASALSGVLAQRLCRRICSQCKEPNTIEGSHLADFPEAREREYTLYHGRGCEHCDGTGFYGRMGLYELLVVDEEMRALIQCSAEAAPLRQLARASGTRLLRECGWDAIIAGDSTVEEIRRVTRWG; this is translated from the coding sequence ATGGCGTACCATCTGCTCGGTGACATTCTGGTTGCGCGCGGCGCCGCGAGCCGCGACGATATTCAGGCGGCACTGCGCGCACAGCAGGAAAACAGTTCCGGCGAACGGCTCGGCGAACGGCTGATTGACGCCGGAAAAATTTCCGGTGCCGATCTCGCCGTCGCGCTCGCCGAACAGTTTGACCTGCCGGTGTGCGAAATTGAAAATCCGGCGAAGCATGTTTTTCTTTCCGAAGAACTGCCGTTTGCATTTTTCTTTGAGCATCGGATTTTGCTGTTGAATAAAAACGACGAGATTTCCGCCGCCATCACCGATAATCCCGCCGATTGGTCGGCGATGGATGCACTGCGTTTGCAATACGGACACGATTTGCCGCTCTTCGTTGTAACGCCGGCGCAGATGGATGAAGCGCTCGCAACAACCGGCGGCTTCGCCGAGAATAATCTCAGCACTGTAATGAAAGACGCCAGCGTTTTTGAGGCCGGCGACTGGAGCGACGAAGAGGAGCATTTGCGCGACCTCGCACTCGAAGCGCCGGTGGTGCGGATGGTGAATCTGATTATCACGCAGGCTGTCAAACGGCGCGCATCCGACATTCATGTGGAAATCGGCGAACACCGTTTGCGCGTTCGCTATCGCGTCGACGGCGCTTTGTACGAAGCAGAACAGATCGACAAAAAACATCACGCCGCCGTCGTGTCGCGGTTGAAACTGCTCGCCCGGCTTGATATTGCCGAACACCGCATTCCGCAGGACGGCCGCATTAAAATGAATATTCAAGGCCACGATTTGGATATGCGCGTTGCAACCACGCCGACCATTTACGGCGAGAACGTCGTTATTCGTCTGCTTAATCAGCAGCAGGTTGAACTGAAATTCGACCGCCTCGGAATGCCGGCGCGCGAGCAGCAGCTTTTCAAAAAAATGATCGAAGACCCGCAGGGTTTTATTCTGGTTACCGGCCCGACCGGCAGCGGAAAAACAACCACGCTGCACACCGCACTTACACATCTGAACAGTGAGAAAGTAAAAATTATTACGATTGAAGATCCGGTGGAAATCCGGTTGCCGGCGATCAATCAGATTCAAATGAATCCGAAAACCGGCATGACGTTTGCAAACGGGCTGCGTTCGATTGTCCGTCAAGACCCCGATATTATTATGGTCGGCGAAATTCGAGACAGTGAAACAGCGGACGTTGCCATCCAGGCGTCGCTCACCGGTCACATGGTTTTGAGTACGCTGCACACAAATGATGCCGCCGGCAGTATTGCGCGCCTTTCAGAAATGGGCGTGGCAAATTATCTCATCGCATCGGCGCTGAGCGGTGTGCTCGCGCAGCGGCTTTGCCGCCGGATCTGTTCGCAATGCAAAGAGCCGAACACGATCGAAGGGTCGCACCTCGCCGATTTTCCGGAAGCGCGCGAACGCGAATACACACTCTATCACGGACGCGGTTGCGAGCATTGCGACGGCACCGGCTTTTACGGCCGCATGGGACTTTATGAACTGCTCGTGGTCGACGAAGAAATGCGAGCGCTTATTCAGTGCAGCGCCGAAGCCGCGCCGCTTCGTCAGCTTGCGCGCGCCAGCGGTACGCGGCTGCTGCGCGAATGCGGCTGGGACGCCATTATCGCTGGCGACAGCACCGTTGAAGAAATCCGGCGCGTAACGAGATGGGGATAA